From Pithys albifrons albifrons isolate INPA30051 chromosome 31, PitAlb_v1, whole genome shotgun sequence:
ctgctggaggggcaggaaggctctgcagaggagtcTGGACAGTCTGGACTGATGGGCCCAGGCCAgctggatgaggttcaacaaggtcaagtgatgggtcctgccctggggtcacaACCATCTTAGATTCTTGGCCATGCTCTGCAACTAatccccacagcctgtcctgtgtcctttATCCCTCCATTTCCATGGATTCTGTGAGAcaagggagctctgtgctctgggtatGGAATGAGGTGCCACTGGAGTGGGAATCAAAATTCCTCAGGTTTGTGTTCTTTGGGGTCCAGGAACTGGTGAGATTTAGAGCCACAGAAAGTTTTTCTTCATGGTCaagacacaaaaattaaacatgataCAATTGCTAAACACCACAGCTGCTtcctcagctttcctcagcctcaGCAACCTGGATGACccacgtccttgctgtgctggtcacacagcccagggtgctcctggcctcccttgctgccagggcacacggctgcctcctgcccagctcctgcccacccacagctgccttacagggctgctcccagccaggcagctcccagcctgtgccatggccaggggaggcccctgcaggggcacacactgccatttgtccctctggcattgcaggaggttcctgccaagatgggctctcctcctccctcaagctttccctgagcacagaggcctgagagacctttccagtaaagactcaggcagagaagccatggagtccctcagcaccacagcagtgtctgctggaattaaatccccctccccatcccacagcagcccagcatttccctccttcagccttggtctccagtacagccactgaggctcttttggctcctgacttttcctgcagccaccaactccaggggagctttgcctttcccacagTTCCACAtgcacagctcaggccatgcccaggaattccttgtctgtgcctggccttgctgtcaCCCCCTGGCAGTGGCTCTGTGGCCTCTTTTTGCCCCACTGCCCCTCAGCTgatcccacagccccctgtgtagccccagcccagggcaggagcatccaGGGTGGGGAACAGACCCTCTGATGGGATGCCCAGGCCAGTCCTTGGGCTTGGTCACACACGATGGAGAGGATAAATAACGGAAAAGAATGAATAgtgacatttttttaataacataaaatcaggaggaggaaaaaaagtaaaattataaatgagaacagccttggcctctcatGACATACACTATGAGCCattggcaaagcaaagcagggagtctctggctgctgcaaagcatccagtcatcattttcctcacagcatccttgagctcctggttcctcaagctgtagatgagggggttcagtgttggaggtaccactgagtacagaactgacaccacCAGGTCCAGGGATGGGTAGGAGACAGAAAgaggcttcaggtaggcaaATAAGACAGTggtgagaaacagggagaccacaaccaggtgagggaggcacgtggaaaacgctttgtgccgtccctgctcagaggggatcctcagcacagccctgaagatctgcacataggagaaaactatgaaaatgaagcaTCCCAGAAATAGAAAACCACTAACCACAATGAGCCCgagttccctgaggtaggagtttGAGCAGGACagcttgaggatctgggggatttcacagaagaactggcccagggcatttccctggcacaggggcagggaaaatgtattgactgtgtgcagcagacCATAGAGAAACAcagtggcccaggcagctgctgccatgtgggcacaagctctgctgcccaggagggtcccgtagtgcaggggtttgcagatggcaacgtagcggtcgtagcacatgatggtgaggagggaataCTCTGTAACAAGGAACAAAATATGCAAGAAGACCTGGGCAACACATCCTGCATAGGAGATGGTCCTGGTgccccagagggagttgtgcatggctttggggacagtggtgcagatggagcccaggtctgtgagggacaggttgagcaggaagaagtgcatgggggtgtgcaggtggtggtcagaggctacggcgctgatgatgaggccgttgcccaggagggcagccagggagatgcccaggaagagccagaagtgcaggagctgcagctgccgcgtgtctgccaatgccagcaggaggaagtggctgatggagctgctgttggacattttcTGCCTCTGGGTACTGGCACCTGTCtaagcagaaaaagcagtaaGTAGTTACTGTAGAAGTCTCTGAAAAAACAAACTATGCCTGTCCTCATGTAAACCCTTTAAATCACCTCTTCTCACTCTGAAGAATTCTTTGGGTGGTCATTTTAGAACTTCTGGAGAGGCCTGGCTCAGAAAGCTCTAAGGAATAACGAGCTCTGCTGATTTTCTGCAGTAATCAGTTGTACTCTACAACAGCAGATAAATAGGAACTGGGAGtgatgtttttttaaactcattcaTGGCACTAAACAGCTTCTCAGCCTTGTCACTCACAGTTCAAAcgactgcacagcacagctgtgcactcatagttgtttttttccttccagttgcTCCACCACAGGGAGTGGAGTTTTTAAGGCACAAATCCTTTGCATTTATACTCATGTCTAAGAGAAACCTGGCAGGTCCTGTGAATCAAAGGGATCGTCCATTCCTGCAGTGTGGGGCCGACAGTGTGTCCTTCAGCCCCGCTCTCAgctgcccaaggctgtcacctctttgACCTGCAGGGCAAAGGCACTCAAGTGTTCTCatgaggagaagctgcacactgctgagagctggtgaCTTCAGTTTGCAAGTGCACATCTCCAAACTCCTCATCCTGTCTCATCCTACCCAAGGCAGatctcagctctcccctcccagccaggggcacagagggctcattgcagctgcctgcacacaccttgcagccccactgccatggcctcggtgctgaggggctgtggggaacacagagctgcaatggcacagctgtgcccttcaggaaggcagcctgcagcacagcaggatcatCCAGGGAAAGAGCTGAATGTCCCAGAGGTGTTACATCCTCAGTGGAGAGTCCCGTAGACCCATTGCCTGGAGCTCCCACCTGAGTTGGAAACAAAGGCAgcatgaagaggaggagaaatgggGAAATTGTGCCCCACTCCTCTGGACACCCCACAGGGACAAGCAGATGGGCAAAGGGAGTTTCCCCTCATCAGGGCTCTGTGTGTCAAGAGATGCCCCTGACCCCATGGCCTTTGAGGTAAAGGCTCTCCTGGCCATTGGAGGAGATCAGGGGcttcttctgggaaaaaatcAGCAGAGTAGGAGATGGCCAGAGCTGCCCTAACTGCCCTGCCACGGCATTTCAGCAGCAACTCCCtctcactccctgcccagggctctgctgcctggagatgtccctgccagcagctgcttccctgtgcccagggctgtgccctggcagtgctcccaaAGCCCATCCTggccctgggtgctcagctctgccctgtagagccctcccagcacagggcaatgCCCAGAGGcagttctggctgtgctggggtttggaaGAAGCTCAGAAATTCATGAGAAATGCAATCTCAGTGCCTTcatatgagaagaaaaataaattgccatCTCCAtctgcccccccagcccaaGGAGAGTGGAAAACTCAAAGCACAGACTCTCCCTTCAGGTTAATGCTGCCTTGATGTCTTTATTAAAGTAACCTTGGGtgatctggagctgtgagcagctctgacCCCACTGCACCCATTCACCTGCAGaaggaccctgccctgacaggtGTCACACCTTCACCCAGATCTTAtccctggagcaccctgggagatccccaggaaggctgagagtgcccctggcagcagcagagcccctgccctgacactCAGTCCCCTGAATGAAGGGACCCTGCTCGGACAGAgaagccctgggcacccctggctaaGCACCCACCTTCCCACCCTTGTGCCATCCCCAGAAGAAAGATTTCATGCTGTGTCTCTCTGATGATGCCACAGGTTGTCCTTGTTCTGGAGCATGTCCTCCTCCACAAAAAGGAACCCTGAGAGCCATCCTGCCAAATGTGAGCTGCAGCAACATGTGTGAGCTCTGGGAGAGCCCTCCAGCACACTCCTGTATCGCCCTGAACCCAGAGACTTACTGTGTTAAGGACTGTTCAGGTGATTCCATCAGTGAACTCGCAGCATTCTGACACTCCACAAAGCCTCTCATCAGTGTCTTacttctctcctctgccctgggtgtctgcaggcagtgccctgagccctgctgggctgtgcacaggagctgctcctgggcagagctgtctctctgtaGCACTGCCcacttgccaggagctccctgtgtgccaggagcccggcccagctcagcagcacagcaacagcccctgGGGGAATTTCGTGCTTAATCCCTGAACACCAGGCCCTGAGTGGAACTTGAGAAAACCTCTCAAGAATAGAAAGTCTTCTTTGAACTGCAAAGTTTCTTGTAGAtttaatgggtcccactgagggacacaatggagaaaatgtccccagcattcagttagagcagaaaactggaggtaGTGATGGAAGGTGGGACAAGCAAAGTAAAGTTGGCTCTGATGGTGAATAAACCCAGATGTGTTTAACTAATCGAGAGGTCTAAGCCTTGACCTTGTAAAGGAAATatcacagccatgccacccagcccctgggaaggcagatcctgttcctccctcattcctcagggctcttcgtggggcactgggatgtggggatgtgGAGATGTGAaatgccaggggcaggatgaTGGGGTGGcatctcccaggctgctgaacagGGACAAGGActcatccagctggtggccggtcaccagtggtgttccccaggggtcagtgttgggtccagtcctgtttaacatctttattgatgatttaggtgaggggattgagaccatcatcagcaaatttgctgatgaccccaagttgggagggagtgtcgacatgctggaaggcaggagggctctgcagagggatctggagagacttgagagatgggctgattccaatgggatgaagttcaacaaggccaagtgccaggtcctgccctttggccacaacaaccccctgcattgctccaggctgggcacagagtggctggagagcagccaggcagagggaccggggggactgagtgacaggaagctcgacatgagccaacagtgtgcccagggggccaagaaggccaatgggatcctggcctggagcaaaaatagcgtggccagcaggaccagggaagtgacccttcccctggactctgccttggtgaggccacaccttgagtgttgtgttcagttctgggcccctcagttcaggaaagatcttgaggggctggtgTGGGTGtacagaagagcaacaaggctgggaagggactggagcacaagtgctgtggggagaggctgagggagctcaggttgtttagcctggagacgaggaggctcagaggtgacctcaggtggccaggtgggggttggtctcttctcccaggcactcagcaataggacaagggggcacgatgggctcaagctctgccagcggaaatttaaattggagatgagaaaaaaaatctttatagagagagtgctcaggcattggtatgggctgcccagagagggggttgattcaccatccctgcagaTTTTTCAAGTAAGATTGGacatgacactgagtgccatggtctagtgaagggactggagttggaccaagggttggacctgatgatctcagaggtcttttccaacccaatcaaatct
This genomic window contains:
- the LOC139684026 gene encoding olfactory receptor 14J1-like yields the protein MSNSSSISHFLLLALADTRQLQLLHFWLFLGISLAALLGNGLIISAVASDHHLHTPMHFFLLNLSLTDLGSICTTVPKAMHNSLWGTRTISYAGCVAQVFLHILFLVTEYSLLTIMCYDRYVAICKPLHYGTLLGSRACAHMAAAAWATVFLYGLLHTVNTFSLPLCQGNALGQFFCEIPQILKLSCSNSYLRELGLIVVSGFLFLGCFIFIVFSYVQIFRAVLRIPSEQGRHKAFSTCLPHLVVVSLFLTTVLFAYLKPLSVSYPSLDLVVSVLYSVVPPTLNPLIYSLRNQELKDAVRKMMTGCFAAARDSLLCFANGS